One genomic window of Deinococcus metalli includes the following:
- a CDS encoding MFS transporter: MRSSTQRQRPLIWTLALLSTVGYGALYYAQPLLAVATEQTTGWSRAQTGLAFTLALLTNAALAPVVGRAVDRFGGRLLISGGAALGAAALTLMSLHPSYPGFVACWVLAGVAMTLTFYEPVFTVVAQQFQAGDRRRATLTITLIAGLASTIFVPLTSAGLQAGGLTMALGILAGLLVITAGLGWAVLPGVGRHTGAKHHMVTPFAPDASFRQLVLSFTLARIVSVGTGLQLAPLLLARGEAPAVAAALAGLMGLAALPGRVLFGPLLAALGIHRLTTALFIMLGLGPLLLATTSSVWLASLAITLFGLANGALTLARTELLVGRYDAGLFGTINGRLAGPVNLAQALTPFGVGLLFSGSGSYLPSLWGLSVLAALSAWGLRAQVLDPAAAWVTRRVRRPRGRGAPDRGRPR; the protein is encoded by the coding sequence GTGAGGTCGTCCACCCAGCGCCAGCGGCCCCTGATCTGGACGCTGGCACTGCTGTCGACGGTCGGCTACGGCGCGCTGTACTACGCGCAGCCGCTGCTCGCGGTGGCCACCGAGCAGACCACCGGCTGGAGCCGCGCCCAGACCGGTCTGGCCTTCACGCTCGCGCTGCTCACCAACGCGGCGCTGGCCCCCGTTGTGGGACGCGCGGTCGACCGCTTCGGGGGACGGCTGCTCATCAGCGGCGGGGCCGCCCTCGGTGCCGCTGCATTGACCCTGATGAGCCTGCACCCCAGCTATCCCGGCTTCGTGGCGTGTTGGGTGCTCGCGGGCGTGGCGATGACCCTGACTTTCTACGAGCCGGTGTTCACGGTGGTCGCGCAGCAGTTCCAGGCCGGTGACCGCCGCCGGGCGACGCTCACCATCACGCTCATCGCCGGGCTGGCCAGCACCATCTTCGTGCCGCTCACCAGCGCTGGACTCCAGGCGGGTGGGTTGACCATGGCCCTCGGGATACTGGCGGGCCTGCTGGTGATCACGGCCGGACTGGGGTGGGCCGTCTTGCCTGGGGTTGGGCGGCACACCGGCGCCAAGCACCACATGGTGACGCCGTTCGCGCCGGATGCCTCCTTCCGCCAGCTGGTGCTGAGTTTCACGCTGGCGCGGATCGTGTCGGTGGGCACCGGGCTGCAGCTCGCGCCCCTGCTGCTCGCGCGTGGAGAGGCGCCGGCCGTCGCGGCGGCGCTCGCGGGTTTGATGGGGCTGGCGGCCCTGCCCGGCCGGGTGCTGTTCGGGCCGCTGCTGGCGGCACTCGGCATCCACCGCCTGACCACCGCGCTGTTCATCATGCTGGGCCTCGGGCCGCTGCTGCTGGCCACGACGTCTTCGGTATGGCTTGCCAGTCTGGCCATCACGCTCTTCGGTCTGGCCAACGGCGCGCTCACCCTGGCCCGCACCGAACTGCTGGTGGGCCGCTACGACGCCGGGCTCTTCGGCACTATCAACGGGCGTCTGGCCGGGCCGGTCAACCTGGCCCAGGCGCTGACGCCATTTGGGGTTGGCTTGCTGTTCAGCGGGAGCGGAAGCTACCTGCCCTCGCTGTGGGGGCTGAGCGTCCTGGCGGCGCTGTCCGCCTGGGGCCTGCGGGCTCAGGTCCTCGACCCGGCAGCAGCCTGGGTCACTCGCAGAGTGAGGCGTCCTCGTGGGCGTGGCGCACCGGATCGTGGAAGACCTCGGTGA
- a CDS encoding DUF6428 family protein, with protein sequence MTTLTEPTLPTAIPGLQGQVSTHALIIGLRDQLQRPLEFWLHGSPLVGPGYHVTEVKAVTIEAMDCGGKAASWRETVIQLMDGSAQDAQGGFMTTRKFLAIYDRVTSRIPVRDEAEVRFEYGSETLPALQYHVTHLEEQAGRTVVHLRTPGVQCKAGDACGLPVAEAQSEGCAPASGCCTPQAPISLQ encoded by the coding sequence ATGACCACCCTGACCGAGCCCACCCTGCCCACCGCCATCCCTGGTCTCCAAGGCCAGGTCTCGACCCACGCGCTGATCATCGGTCTGCGCGATCAGCTCCAGCGCCCCCTGGAGTTCTGGCTGCACGGCTCACCGCTCGTCGGCCCCGGCTACCACGTCACCGAGGTCAAGGCCGTGACCATCGAGGCGATGGACTGTGGGGGCAAGGCGGCCAGCTGGCGCGAGACCGTGATCCAGCTGATGGACGGCAGCGCCCAGGACGCCCAGGGCGGTTTTATGACCACCCGCAAGTTCCTCGCCATCTACGACCGAGTCACCAGCCGCATCCCGGTGCGGGACGAGGCCGAGGTGCGCTTCGAGTACGGCTCGGAGACCCTGCCCGCCCTGCAGTACCACGTGACTCACCTCGAAGAGCAGGCCGGGCGCACGGTCGTCCACCTGCGCACGCCCGGCGTGCAGTGCAAGGCCGGCGACGCCTGCGGGCTGCCGGTGGCTGAGGCGCAGTCCGAAGGATGTGCGCCAGCCAGTGGGTGCTGCACGCCTCAGGCCCCCATCAGCCTGCAGTGA
- a CDS encoding ArsR/SmtB family transcription factor, translated as MDFDMEAARFKALGDPHRLRALHFLATATPACCQGPDGVCACDLVTHLGLAQPTVSHHMRLLTDAGLVTATRRGRWVHYALSPAGLQDAQATLGLLQGTASARASPAPSPTAQPTPA; from the coding sequence ATGGATTTCGATATGGAGGCGGCGCGCTTCAAGGCCCTGGGCGATCCTCACCGCCTGCGCGCCCTGCACTTCCTGGCGACCGCCACGCCCGCGTGCTGCCAGGGGCCGGACGGGGTCTGTGCCTGCGACCTCGTCACGCACCTGGGGCTCGCGCAGCCGACCGTCAGCCACCACATGCGCCTGCTCACCGACGCCGGCCTGGTGACGGCCACCAGACGGGGCCGCTGGGTTCACTACGCCCTGAGTCCCGCCGGACTTCAGGACGCGCAGGCCACCCTGGGTCTGCTCCAGGGCACAGCGTCCGCCCGTGCCTCGCCCGCCCCCTCCCCCACCGCCCAGCCCACCCCCGCCTGA
- a CDS encoding sulfite exporter TauE/SafE family protein: MPRSLLAFLTGLPVALLGGLIGLGGAEFRLPILTGVFGYAVRAAIPLNLAVSFVTLTVSLLIRTGTTPLGTLGPHGGALLSLLAGSVAGAYLGTALAKRLSDRVLESVVFSLLLGVGLLLLLEAFVPFTRGGLNLPPALGIPVGVLLGSGIGIFSSLLGVAGGELLIPTLLLVFGLDIKLAGTGSALISLPTVLTGTLRWRAQGAYLERADLGGVVVPMSLGSVVGALLGGVLLAYAPTGALKFGLGVILLLSAGKTLRDLRRTHAPA; encoded by the coding sequence GTGCCCCGGTCGCTGTTGGCCTTCCTGACGGGCCTTCCCGTCGCCCTGCTGGGTGGGCTGATCGGCCTGGGCGGCGCGGAGTTCCGCCTGCCCATCCTCACGGGCGTGTTCGGCTACGCGGTGCGCGCCGCCATCCCCCTCAACCTCGCCGTCAGCTTCGTGACCCTGACCGTATCGTTGCTGATCCGCACGGGCACCACCCCGCTCGGCACGCTGGGGCCACACGGGGGCGCCCTGCTCTCGCTTCTCGCCGGCTCCGTTGCCGGGGCCTACCTGGGCACCGCCCTGGCGAAGCGCCTGTCCGACCGCGTGCTGGAGAGCGTGGTATTCTCCCTGCTGCTCGGGGTGGGGCTCCTGCTGCTGCTGGAGGCGTTCGTGCCGTTCACGCGGGGCGGCCTGAACCTGCCGCCCGCCCTCGGCATCCCCGTCGGTGTGCTGCTCGGGAGTGGCATCGGGATCTTCAGCAGCCTGCTCGGCGTGGCCGGTGGCGAGCTGCTGATCCCCACGCTGCTGCTGGTGTTCGGGCTGGACATCAAGCTCGCGGGCACCGGCAGCGCCCTGATCAGCCTGCCCACGGTGCTCACGGGCACCCTGCGCTGGCGCGCCCAGGGCGCCTACCTGGAGCGGGCCGACCTCGGCGGAGTGGTGGTGCCGATGTCGCTCGGCTCGGTGGTGGGCGCACTGCTGGGGGGCGTGCTGCTGGCGTATGCCCCGACGGGCGCCCTCAAGTTCGGGCTCGGGGTCATCCTGCTGCTCTCCGCCGGCAAGACCCTGCGTGACTTGCGCCGCACCCACGCGCCCGCCTAG
- a CDS encoding arsenate reductase ArsC — protein sequence MTQPDPSPASLRKPRVLFICTGNTARSQMAQVLLERRAGDRYEVVSAGLEPGEVNPLTVRALQDAGLPTDHLSSKGVKPMIAEHFHYAITVCDRAEASCPIFPNARYRLAWPFEDPAATTGSDEERLAVFIRVRDEIDARIQGWLAERA from the coding sequence ATGACCCAGCCTGACCCCAGTCCAGCCTCCCTCCGCAAGCCCCGCGTGCTGTTCATCTGCACCGGCAACACGGCCCGATCCCAGATGGCCCAGGTGCTGCTCGAACGCCGCGCCGGCGACCGCTATGAGGTGGTCTCGGCAGGCCTGGAGCCTGGTGAGGTCAACCCGTTGACCGTCCGCGCGCTGCAGGACGCGGGGCTGCCCACGGATCACCTGTCCTCCAAGGGCGTCAAACCCATGATCGCCGAGCATTTTCACTACGCCATCACCGTCTGTGACCGGGCGGAGGCGAGTTGCCCGATCTTTCCCAACGCCCGCTACCGCCTGGCGTGGCCCTTCGAGGATCCGGCCGCCACGACGGGCAGCGACGAGGAGCGCCTCGCCGTGTTCATCCGGGTGCGGGACGAGATCGACGCGCGGATCCAGGGCTGGCTGGCCGAGCGCGCGTGA
- a CDS encoding MIP/aquaporin family protein, protein MQPPLHRTLVAELIGTFALIFFGPGAAIVNAQTGALGHAGVALTFGLTVTVVIAALAPISGAHINPAATFALTLAGRFPRSRVLPYVAAQLVGASLAAFVLLALFGLEGNLGVTVPAGSASQAFVMEAVMTFFLLLVALRSGLPWAVGGVVALEAMMGGPITGASMNPARSFGPALASGIWTAHWLYWAAPLLGAALAVAMNHVLSPRQPVEADTHRAQEFAPQGES, encoded by the coding sequence ATGCAACCTCCCCTGCACCGCACGCTGGTCGCCGAGTTGATCGGCACCTTCGCCCTGATCTTCTTCGGCCCCGGGGCCGCTATCGTCAACGCGCAGACCGGCGCCCTGGGCCACGCCGGCGTGGCGCTGACCTTCGGGCTGACCGTCACCGTGGTCATCGCCGCGCTGGCCCCCATCAGCGGGGCGCACATCAACCCGGCCGCCACGTTCGCCCTAACCCTGGCGGGGCGATTCCCCAGGTCTCGAGTGCTGCCCTATGTCGCCGCGCAGCTCGTCGGGGCCTCGCTGGCGGCCTTCGTGCTGCTCGCGCTGTTCGGCCTGGAGGGGAACCTGGGCGTCACCGTGCCGGCGGGCAGTGCCTCGCAAGCCTTCGTGATGGAGGCCGTGATGACCTTTTTCCTGCTGCTCGTCGCGCTGCGCTCCGGGTTGCCCTGGGCGGTGGGCGGCGTGGTGGCCCTGGAAGCCATGATGGGCGGCCCCATCACGGGGGCAAGCATGAACCCGGCGCGCTCGTTCGGCCCGGCCCTGGCCAGCGGGATCTGGACGGCCCACTGGCTGTACTGGGCCGCGCCGCTGCTGGGGGCCGCGCTGGCGGTCGCCATGAACCACGTCCTCAGCCCCCGCCAGCCCGTCGAGGCGGATACGCACCGGGCGCAGGAATTCGCGCCGCAAGGAGAGTCATGA
- a CDS encoding arsenate reductase ArsC → MIRVLILCTHNSARSQMAEALTREAARRAGLDLDVHSAGTEATRVKDEAKTVMTELGLSLDTHTSKTLHDVPDAMNFDYVITVCDSAAEACPVYPGKTERRHYPFTDPSGGSLDRWRTVRDQLQTQFDAFVQCLKDGQLAPPSYDDSPAVLVT, encoded by the coding sequence ATGATCCGTGTCCTGATCCTGTGCACGCACAACAGCGCCCGCAGCCAGATGGCCGAGGCCCTGACCCGCGAGGCGGCCCGCCGTGCTGGACTCGACCTGGACGTCCACTCCGCCGGCACCGAGGCCACCCGCGTCAAGGACGAGGCGAAGACCGTCATGACCGAGCTCGGGTTGAGCCTGGACACGCACACCAGCAAGACGCTGCACGACGTGCCGGACGCCATGAACTTCGACTACGTCATCACGGTCTGCGACAGCGCCGCCGAGGCGTGCCCGGTCTACCCCGGCAAAACTGAGCGCCGGCACTATCCCTTCACCGACCCCTCGGGCGGCAGTCTCGACCGCTGGCGCACGGTACGCGACCAGCTCCAGACTCAGTTTGATGCGTTCGTGCAGTGCCTGAAAGACGGCCAGCTGGCGCCGCCCAGCTACGACGACAGCCCTGCCGTGCTGGTCACCTGA
- a CDS encoding SCO family protein translates to MTEDRPVAGPLRPARHWSQSLTLALLAVSVLLAGMLLYNRLINPSSFSGTAYPSGRMAPALEGTGEDGQPLSLTDLRGQTVAVFYGFLNCPNICPTTLAALERVRQALPASRRPNFTPLLVSVDPRRDTAAGLKQYVEYFSVGARGLRVPEAQLKQTVRAWGADVQYVDVKGPRDYQVNHTTGVYLVDARGRLRVVWDYTQVTANAARIAQDVLAVMD, encoded by the coding sequence GTGACGGAAGACCGTCCGGTCGCTGGACCGCTCCGCCCCGCCCGCCACTGGAGTCAGTCGCTGACCCTCGCGCTGCTGGCGGTGTCCGTGCTGCTGGCCGGCATGCTGCTCTACAACCGGCTCATCAATCCGTCGTCCTTCTCCGGAACTGCGTATCCGTCTGGCCGCATGGCACCGGCCCTCGAGGGAACCGGCGAGGACGGCCAGCCGCTGTCGCTCACGGACCTCCGCGGCCAGACGGTCGCGGTGTTCTACGGGTTCCTGAACTGCCCGAACATCTGTCCCACGACGCTCGCCGCCCTGGAGCGCGTCCGGCAGGCCCTCCCGGCCAGTCGGCGTCCGAACTTCACGCCGCTGCTCGTCTCGGTCGATCCCAGGCGCGATACCGCGGCCGGCCTGAAGCAGTACGTCGAGTACTTCAGCGTGGGCGCCCGGGGTCTGCGGGTTCCGGAAGCGCAGCTCAAGCAGACTGTCCGTGCCTGGGGTGCGGACGTTCAGTACGTGGACGTCAAGGGACCTCGGGATTACCAGGTGAACCACACCACTGGCGTATACCTGGTGGACGCGCGGGGCCGGCTTCGCGTGGTGTGGGATTACACGCAGGTCACGGCGAATGCGGCGCGGATTGCACAGGATGTCCTGGCGGTGATGGACTGA
- a CDS encoding cation diffusion facilitator family transporter has protein sequence MSDHHHHGQEASARQLTVALALTGSFLIVEVVYGFLSRSLALLSDAGHMLTDVTALALSLFAIHIGRRAADRRRTFGYRRTEVLAATLNAGLLFAVGIYILVEAYQRLTDPVEVQTLPMLVVAVLGLIVNLISARILMAGSQGSLNVRSAYLEVLSDLLGSVAVIVGALAIRFTGLTWIDPVLGALIGLWVLPRTWILLRSSVNVLLEGVPEGLDLDALRAELAALPGVQEVHDLHVWSVTSGEHSLTVHLVGTESVGVLTAAAAEVAERYEIEHVTVQVEAPDFHQGTHGTVHP, from the coding sequence ATGAGTGACCACCACCATCACGGCCAGGAGGCGAGCGCGCGGCAGCTCACGGTCGCCCTGGCCCTGACCGGTTCGTTCCTGATCGTGGAGGTCGTCTACGGCTTCCTCTCCAGGAGTCTGGCGCTGCTGTCGGACGCGGGACACATGCTCACCGACGTGACGGCCCTGGCCCTCTCCCTGTTCGCCATTCACATCGGCCGCCGGGCCGCCGACCGCCGGCGCACCTTCGGGTACCGCCGCACCGAGGTGCTGGCGGCCACCCTGAACGCCGGCCTGCTGTTCGCGGTAGGCATTTACATCCTGGTGGAAGCGTACCAGCGCCTGACCGACCCCGTCGAGGTCCAGACCCTCCCCATGCTGGTCGTGGCGGTGCTGGGCCTGATCGTCAACCTGATCAGTGCGCGCATCCTGATGGCCGGCAGCCAGGGCAGCCTGAACGTCAGATCCGCGTATCTGGAGGTCCTCAGTGACCTCCTCGGCTCGGTCGCGGTCATCGTCGGCGCGCTCGCGATCCGGTTCACGGGCCTGACGTGGATCGACCCCGTCCTGGGCGCCCTGATCGGGCTGTGGGTGCTGCCGCGGACGTGGATCCTGCTGCGGTCCAGCGTGAACGTCCTGCTCGAAGGCGTCCCAGAGGGCCTGGATCTCGACGCCCTGCGCGCGGAGCTCGCCGCGCTGCCGGGCGTGCAGGAGGTGCACGACCTGCACGTCTGGAGCGTCACCAGCGGTGAGCACAGCCTGACGGTGCACCTGGTCGGTACCGAGTCGGTCGGCGTGCTGACGGCCGCGGCTGCGGAGGTCGCGGAACGGTACGAGATCGAACACGTGACGGTACAGGTCGAGGCCCCGGACTTCCACCAGGGCACGCACGGCACGGTGCATCCGTGA
- a CDS encoding DUF305 domain-containing protein: MNRTVPFVALALLTASALGAVLPSVHLLHPRDDSADVRFLRDMSAHHAQAVDMSMLLVKRSSDPKVRLLAQDIALTQQAQIGQMTGWLTAWGVTVSGSTPPMKGMDRAAMGLASAEALTTLERLDGSVAEERYLTLMRRHHLGGIAMAKSALNTLRSPLTRSMANRIITSQTAEVRTIDAMLGRQAAPNTPAAPMTDMSHE; this comes from the coding sequence GTGAACCGCACGGTTCCCTTCGTCGCGCTCGCGCTACTGACGGCCAGTGCCCTGGGCGCCGTCCTACCGTCCGTTCACCTCCTGCACCCCCGGGATGACAGTGCGGACGTGCGCTTCCTGCGGGATATGAGCGCCCACCACGCCCAGGCGGTGGACATGAGCATGCTCCTCGTCAAGCGCAGCAGTGATCCCAAGGTGCGGTTGCTGGCCCAGGACATTGCGCTGACCCAGCAGGCCCAGATCGGGCAGATGACCGGTTGGCTGACCGCGTGGGGCGTGACGGTGTCCGGATCGACGCCTCCAATGAAGGGCATGGACCGCGCGGCGATGGGCCTGGCCAGCGCTGAAGCCCTGACGACCCTCGAGCGGCTGGACGGCAGCGTGGCGGAAGAGCGGTACCTCACGCTCATGCGCCGGCATCACCTGGGCGGGATCGCGATGGCGAAGTCCGCCCTGAACACCCTGCGCAGCCCGCTCACCCGCTCGATGGCCAACCGCATCATCACGTCGCAGACGGCGGAAGTCCGCACCATCGACGCGATGCTCGGTCGCCAAGCGGCGCCGAACACGCCGGCGGCCCCCATGACGGACATGAGCCATGAGTGA
- a CDS encoding DUF3105 domain-containing protein, translating to MKRLALLVPLVLFTACQQTSIRGVTTFDYTGGEHQDGKITYREALPVGGPHNPAWQNCGEYQAELYPEYAVHSLEHGAVWVTYRPTLDQESIQTLRSALNGRTHTLLSPRSTQTSPIVLTAWNAQLNVEKASDPRVGKFIQKYEQGGTAPEIGASCSGAYDQTQ from the coding sequence GTGAAACGCCTGGCCCTTCTCGTTCCACTCGTGCTGTTCACCGCGTGTCAGCAGACGTCCATCCGCGGTGTCACGACCTTCGACTACACTGGCGGCGAGCACCAGGACGGCAAGATCACCTACCGTGAAGCCCTGCCGGTCGGCGGGCCACACAATCCTGCGTGGCAGAACTGCGGTGAGTACCAGGCTGAGCTGTATCCCGAGTACGCCGTCCACAGCCTGGAACACGGCGCCGTGTGGGTGACCTACCGCCCCACGCTCGATCAGGAGTCCATCCAGACCCTGCGCAGCGCCCTGAACGGCCGCACCCACACCCTGCTCTCCCCACGCAGCACCCAGACCTCACCCATCGTGCTCACGGCCTGGAACGCCCAGCTGAACGTCGAAAAGGCCAGTGATCCCCGCGTCGGCAAGTTCATTCAGAAATACGAGCAGGGCGGGACGGCTCCTGAGATTGGGGCGTCGTGCAGCGGCGCGTACGACCAGACCCAGTGA
- a CDS encoding signal peptidase II, with protein MPRPSPQVIPLLAFSVLLLADLLVKAWASQHLPAAEPRTLIPGLLSLNYTLNTGMAWGLLPNLTLPLALLRLLVGLGVVAALFRGRIPGPRALALGLIGAGALSNAVDGLTRGAVVDYLTSPLLDRVHLLLSTQSFPIFNGADMLVLAGVVLLVLTPAPRTALRPQGDHL; from the coding sequence ATGCCCAGGCCCTCGCCACAGGTCATCCCTCTCCTCGCGTTCAGCGTCCTGCTGCTCGCGGACCTGCTGGTAAAGGCCTGGGCATCCCAACACCTGCCGGCTGCCGAGCCCCGCACCCTGATTCCCGGGCTGCTCAGCCTGAACTACACCCTGAACACGGGCATGGCTTGGGGACTCCTGCCCAACCTGACGCTCCCCCTGGCCCTCCTGCGGCTGCTCGTCGGTCTGGGCGTCGTGGCGGCCCTGTTCCGGGGCCGGATCCCTGGCCCGCGCGCGCTCGCCCTGGGCCTGATCGGTGCCGGCGCCCTCAGCAACGCCGTGGACGGCCTGACACGGGGCGCCGTGGTCGACTACCTCACCTCACCCCTGCTCGACCGCGTCCATCTGCTCCTGAGCACGCAGTCCTTCCCCATCTTCAACGGCGCGGACATGCTGGTCCTCGCCGGCGTCGTCCTGCTGGTGCTCACGCCAGCCCCCCGCACCGCGCTGCGGCCCCAGGGAGACCACCTGTGA
- a CDS encoding peptidoglycan DD-metalloendopeptidase family protein — translation MTRIAARQGVGVQALLKANPGLNPQRLQIGQRLNVPVTAGSGKAVVKTAGLRVRVSLPLVGRLTTAPSNDHLGLDIAARSGTAVRAAMGGTVQMSEFDGRTGWGWTVVVDHGNGYTTRYSHNSANLVRVGQQVTAGQTIARVGSTGNSTGPHLDFRVYREGQAVNPYSLYE, via the coding sequence GTGACCCGCATCGCCGCGCGGCAGGGGGTTGGCGTGCAGGCGCTGCTGAAGGCCAATCCTGGCCTGAATCCGCAGCGGTTGCAGATCGGACAGCGGCTGAACGTGCCGGTCACTGCCGGGTCAGGCAAGGCGGTGGTCAAGACGGCCGGTCTGCGGGTCAGGGTGTCGCTGCCGCTGGTGGGCCGCCTGACCACGGCGCCGAGCAACGACCACCTCGGCCTGGATATCGCCGCCCGCAGCGGAACGGCGGTCCGGGCGGCCATGGGCGGAACGGTTCAGATGTCCGAGTTCGATGGCCGGACTGGATGGGGCTGGACGGTTGTGGTCGATCACGGGAACGGGTACACCACGCGGTACAGCCACAACAGCGCGAATCTGGTGCGGGTGGGACAGCAGGTGACGGCCGGTCAGACGATCGCCCGGGTAGGCAGCACCGGGAACAGCACCGGACCACACCTGGATTTCCGCGTCTACCGGGAAGGTCAGGCGGTCAATCCGTACAGCCTCTACGAGTGA
- a CDS encoding DUF2171 domain-containing protein: protein MTMSSQIQEHMPVVCADGHNHGEVDRVDGNYIKLTKDDSGQHHWLPLSAVDHVDEHVHLNLNHSQVHEQWLSEDPHPEHRQ from the coding sequence ATGACGATGTCCAGCCAGATCCAGGAGCACATGCCCGTTGTCTGCGCCGATGGCCACAACCACGGTGAAGTCGATCGCGTCGACGGGAACTACATCAAGCTCACCAAGGACGACTCCGGGCAGCATCACTGGTTGCCGCTGAGCGCCGTCGATCACGTGGACGAACACGTTCACCTCAACCTCAACCACAGTCAGGTTCACGAACAGTGGCTGTCGGAAGATCCGCACCCTGAGCACCGTCAGTAG